A genomic window from Herbiconiux aconitum includes:
- a CDS encoding bifunctional 2-methylcitrate synthase/citrate synthase: MTEEIRKGLAGVVVDYTAVSKVNPDTNSLLYRGYPVQELAANCTFEQVAYLLWNGELPTDAELAAFEQAERSQRALDPAVKRIIDELPLTAHPMDVLRTAVSVVGALDPSWNDSSPEGNLAKSVTLLAKIPAMVAYDQRRRRGQDLVEPDASLGFSANFLNMTFGSVPSDVVVDAFDVSMILYAEHSFNASTFTARVVTSTLADLYSAVVAAIGALKGPLHGGANEAVMHVFDEIGSADRAEAWLDDALASKRKIMGFGHRVYKNGDSRVPTMKTALDTLIEEYDRPDLLALYTALDETMQARKNIKPNLDYPSGPAYHLMGFDTEMFTPLFVAARITGWTAHIMEQLASNALIRPLSEYNGPEERHLAG, translated from the coding sequence ATGACAGAGGAAATCCGCAAGGGACTCGCCGGGGTGGTGGTGGACTACACCGCGGTCTCGAAGGTCAACCCCGACACGAACTCGCTGCTCTACCGCGGCTACCCGGTGCAAGAACTGGCGGCAAACTGCACGTTCGAGCAGGTGGCCTATCTGCTGTGGAACGGGGAGCTGCCGACCGATGCCGAGCTCGCAGCCTTCGAGCAGGCGGAGCGTTCGCAGCGGGCGCTCGACCCGGCGGTGAAGCGCATCATCGACGAACTGCCCCTCACGGCGCATCCGATGGACGTGCTGCGCACGGCCGTCAGCGTCGTGGGAGCACTCGACCCCTCGTGGAACGACTCGTCACCCGAGGGGAACCTCGCGAAGTCGGTGACGCTGCTGGCCAAGATTCCGGCGATGGTCGCCTACGACCAGCGGCGTCGGCGTGGGCAAGACCTGGTGGAACCGGATGCCTCGCTCGGCTTCTCGGCGAACTTCCTGAACATGACGTTCGGTTCGGTGCCCTCCGACGTGGTCGTCGACGCCTTCGACGTGTCGATGATCCTCTACGCGGAGCACTCCTTCAACGCCTCGACCTTCACCGCGCGCGTAGTGACCTCGACGCTCGCCGACCTCTATTCGGCGGTCGTCGCTGCGATCGGTGCGCTGAAGGGCCCCCTGCACGGCGGGGCGAACGAGGCCGTGATGCACGTGTTCGACGAGATCGGGTCGGCCGACCGCGCTGAAGCCTGGCTCGACGACGCCCTGGCGTCCAAACGCAAGATCATGGGCTTCGGGCACCGGGTCTACAAGAACGGTGACTCGCGCGTGCCCACGATGAAGACGGCGCTCGACACGCTGATCGAGGAGTACGATCGCCCCGATCTGCTGGCGCTCTACACGGCGCTCGACGAGACCATGCAGGCGCGCAAGAACATCAAGCCGAACCTCGACTACCCGTCGGGGCCGGCGTATCACCTGATGGGCTTCGACACCGAGATGTTCACGCCGCTGTTCGTGGCGGCGCGCATCACGGGCTGGACGGCGCACATCATGGAGCAGCTCGCGTCGAACGCGCTCATCCGCCCGCTCTCGGAGTACAACGGGCCCGAGGAGCGCCACCTCGCCGGCTGA
- a CDS encoding cation:proton antiporter produces MDVNPVALVMVPLLAVLAPLVAAAVGRVAKVPLVVFEILLGLLVGPSVLGWVPADEFIGVLANLGLAMLFFMAGNEIDFRAIKGRPLGRASLGWVISLALGLVVGLLLAPSVEAGIFIGVALTSTALGTIMPMLRDAGELSTPFGRAVTAVGAAGEFGPLIAISLFLSGRKPLLAALVLMAFVVITGLAIWLASRGPHTRLHAIISATRHSSGQFAVRLVLLFVAALVCLSITLGLDMLLGAFAAGVLYRVLLAGAPVADKEIIESKLEAVAFGFLVPIFFVYTGVTFDLTSLLTSPNALLLLPVFLVLFLLVRGLPGLLAAPPGASGNDRAALALFSATGLPIIVAVTDIGLDEGVLQPGTASALVGAGMLSVLLFPLVALGRRRKALHGQRLPPDETVHVPVEG; encoded by the coding sequence ATGGACGTGAATCCGGTCGCGTTGGTCATGGTGCCGCTGCTCGCCGTGCTGGCGCCGCTCGTCGCGGCCGCGGTGGGGCGGGTGGCGAAGGTGCCGCTCGTGGTGTTCGAGATCCTGCTGGGCCTCCTGGTGGGGCCGAGCGTGCTCGGCTGGGTGCCGGCCGACGAGTTCATCGGCGTGCTCGCCAATCTCGGGCTCGCGATGCTGTTCTTCATGGCCGGGAACGAGATCGACTTCCGGGCCATCAAGGGGCGGCCGCTCGGGCGGGCGAGCCTGGGCTGGGTGATCTCGTTGGCACTCGGCCTCGTCGTGGGCCTGCTGCTCGCACCTTCGGTCGAGGCGGGCATCTTCATCGGCGTGGCCCTCACCTCCACCGCGCTCGGCACGATCATGCCGATGCTGCGGGATGCCGGCGAGCTGTCGACCCCGTTCGGGCGTGCGGTCACCGCGGTCGGCGCCGCGGGCGAGTTCGGGCCGCTGATCGCGATCTCGCTCTTTCTGAGTGGTCGCAAACCGCTGCTCGCGGCGCTCGTGCTGATGGCGTTCGTCGTCATCACCGGGCTCGCCATCTGGCTCGCCTCGCGAGGGCCGCACACCCGGCTGCACGCCATCATCTCCGCCACCCGGCACTCCAGCGGCCAGTTCGCGGTGCGACTGGTGCTGCTGTTCGTGGCCGCACTGGTGTGCCTCAGCATCACGCTCGGGCTCGACATGCTGCTCGGCGCCTTCGCAGCGGGCGTGCTCTACCGGGTTCTGCTGGCCGGTGCCCCCGTGGCCGACAAGGAGATCATCGAGTCGAAGCTCGAGGCGGTGGCGTTCGGCTTCCTGGTGCCGATCTTCTTCGTCTACACCGGGGTCACCTTCGACCTCACGTCACTCCTCACGTCGCCGAACGCTCTGCTGCTGCTGCCGGTGTTCCTCGTGCTGTTCCTCCTCGTGCGCGGACTGCCGGGCCTGCTCGCGGCGCCGCCGGGCGCATCCGGCAACGATCGCGCGGCGCTCGCGCTGTTCAGCGCCACGGGTCTGCCCATCATCGTGGCGGTCACCGACATCGGGCTCGACGAAGGCGTGCTGCAGCCGGGCACCGCGTCGGCGCTGGTGGGAGCCGGGATGCTCTCGGTGCTGCTGTTCCCGCTCGTCGCGCTCGGCCGCCGCCGCAAGGCCCTGCACGGCCAACGCCTGCCGCCCGACGAGACCGTGCACGTGCCCGTGGAGGGCTGA
- a CDS encoding nucleoside deaminase — protein sequence MAASDSAASDPHRPTSSTGLDPDELDAGDREHLERAVALAQAARDRGDHPFGALLATTDGTVIEAMNTVNTGHDPIGHAETNLVRDSGQRLEMAELATSTLYTSTEPCAMCTGAIYWAGIPRVVFALSEQALGALVSEQSGVPTLALPSREVLARGGRPVEVVGPVALPAATDVHRDFWD from the coding sequence ATGGCCGCATCCGACTCCGCCGCATCCGACCCGCACCGCCCCACCAGCTCGACCGGGCTCGACCCCGACGAGCTCGACGCGGGCGACCGCGAGCACCTCGAGCGCGCCGTCGCGCTCGCGCAGGCGGCCCGCGACCGCGGCGACCACCCGTTCGGCGCGTTGCTCGCCACCACCGACGGCACCGTGATCGAGGCGATGAACACCGTGAACACCGGCCACGACCCCATCGGGCATGCCGAGACGAACCTCGTGCGCGACTCGGGTCAGCGGCTCGAGATGGCCGAGCTCGCCACGAGCACCCTCTACACGAGCACCGAACCCTGCGCGATGTGCACCGGAGCCATCTACTGGGCCGGCATCCCGCGCGTGGTCTTCGCGCTGTCGGAGCAGGCGCTTGGAGCCCTCGTGTCGGAGCAGTCCGGCGTGCCGACACTCGCCCTGCCGAGCCGCGAGGTTCTGGCCCGCGGCGGCCGCCCGGTGGAGGTCGTCGGTCCGGTGGCGCTTCCGGCTGCAACCGACGTGCATCGCGACTTCTGGGACTGA
- a CDS encoding gluconokinase — protein MTTDASPATARIVVMGVSGSGKSLIGSGLAARRGWAFIDGDDLHPELNVAKMTAGIPLTDDDRWPWLDIVSATLAGSTDGIVMACSALRRAYRDRIRAAAPDAVFLELTGSRELLWQRMSARPGHFMPASLLDSQLATLESLAPDEAGAQVSIEGGPAEVLDRVDAALRDERPPVPGTE, from the coding sequence GTGACCACGGATGCTTCGCCCGCCACCGCCCGGATCGTCGTCATGGGGGTGTCCGGCTCGGGCAAGTCGCTGATCGGCTCGGGTCTCGCCGCGCGCCGGGGGTGGGCCTTCATCGACGGCGACGACCTGCATCCGGAGCTCAACGTCGCGAAGATGACCGCGGGCATCCCTCTCACCGACGACGACCGCTGGCCGTGGCTCGACATCGTCTCGGCGACCCTGGCGGGGTCGACCGACGGCATCGTGATGGCGTGCTCAGCCCTGCGGCGGGCCTACCGCGATCGCATCCGGGCCGCCGCTCCCGACGCCGTCTTCCTTGAGCTCACGGGGTCGCGGGAGTTGCTGTGGCAACGGATGTCGGCCCGCCCCGGCCATTTCATGCCGGCCTCGCTGCTCGACTCCCAGCTCGCCACGCTCGAATCGCTGGCCCCTGACGAGGCGGGAGCGCAGGTGAGCATCGAGGGCGGTCCGGCCGAGGTGCTCGACCGGGTGGATGCCGCGCTGCGCGACGAAAGGCCCCCGGTTCCAGGAACGGAATGA
- a CDS encoding Lrp/AsnC family transcriptional regulator has protein sequence MPAIDEIDERIVWELCREARLPNKVLAERVGIAPSTCLVRVRALHQSGVLRSFHAQPDWASLGLPIEAIVAVRLKAQARAQIKTYAQRVITLPNVLNVFFLGGADDFLIHVACTSTGQLRDFVATELSMDNSVASTQTNIVFDHLIGVQHMQEGSSWSQVREAVAAPPARALP, from the coding sequence ATGCCCGCAATCGACGAAATCGACGAGCGCATCGTCTGGGAACTCTGCCGCGAGGCCCGCCTGCCGAACAAGGTGCTCGCCGAGCGCGTGGGCATCGCACCCTCCACCTGCCTCGTGCGGGTGCGGGCACTGCACCAGAGCGGCGTGCTGCGTTCGTTCCACGCGCAACCCGACTGGGCCTCGTTGGGTCTGCCGATCGAGGCGATCGTGGCGGTGCGCCTCAAAGCGCAAGCCCGGGCGCAGATCAAGACCTACGCCCAGCGAGTCATCACGCTGCCCAATGTTCTGAACGTGTTCTTCCTCGGCGGGGCCGACGACTTCCTCATCCACGTGGCCTGCACCTCCACCGGGCAGCTGCGCGATTTCGTGGCCACGGAGCTGAGCATGGACAACTCGGTCGCCTCGACCCAGACCAACATCGTGTTCGACCACCTGATCGGCGTGCAGCACATGCAGGAGGGCTCGAGCTGGAGTCAGGTGCGCGAGGCCGTCGCGGCGCCACCGGCGCGCGCACTCCCCTAG
- the ald gene encoding alanine dehydrogenase yields the protein MIIGVPKEIKNNEFRVAMTPSGVFELVKHGHQVMVQQGAGLGAAIADAEYEAAGASVVDVDAVWTAEMIVKVKEPIAPEYARMREGQVIFTYLHLAAAEPLVSALLESKATSIAYETVQLADGSLPLLAPMSEVAGRLSVMVGSYHLMGSKGGRGVLLGGVPGVRPAKVTVIGAGMAGENALAQALAAGADVTVLDLSIPRLRHIDEVFGGRAKTVVSNAYEIERSVLEADLVIGAVLVPGAKAPKLVSHELVSRMKPGSVLVDIAIDQGGCFEDSRPTTHDEPTYRVENSIFYCVANMPGSVSSTSTFALTNATLPYVVQLADRGWKDAVARNAALAPAVSTVAGHLTHAGTADAFPHFGYTPLAELVELQAL from the coding sequence GTGATCATCGGTGTTCCGAAAGAGATCAAGAACAACGAATTCCGCGTGGCGATGACGCCGTCGGGGGTATTCGAGCTCGTGAAGCACGGGCACCAGGTGATGGTTCAGCAGGGCGCAGGGCTCGGTGCGGCGATTGCCGACGCGGAGTATGAGGCGGCGGGCGCATCCGTCGTCGACGTCGACGCCGTGTGGACCGCCGAGATGATCGTGAAGGTGAAGGAGCCGATCGCCCCCGAATACGCCCGGATGCGCGAAGGCCAAGTGATCTTCACCTACCTGCACCTCGCCGCGGCCGAGCCTCTCGTGAGCGCGCTGCTCGAATCGAAGGCCACCTCCATCGCCTACGAGACCGTTCAGCTGGCCGACGGATCGCTGCCGCTGCTCGCCCCGATGAGCGAGGTCGCCGGCCGATTGAGCGTGATGGTGGGCAGCTACCACCTGATGGGTTCGAAGGGCGGTCGCGGGGTGCTGCTCGGCGGCGTGCCCGGTGTGCGCCCGGCCAAGGTCACCGTGATCGGCGCCGGCATGGCGGGCGAGAACGCGCTGGCCCAGGCGCTCGCCGCAGGAGCCGACGTGACGGTGCTCGACCTCTCGATTCCGCGGTTGCGACACATCGACGAGGTCTTCGGCGGCCGAGCCAAGACGGTCGTGTCGAACGCCTACGAGATCGAGCGCAGCGTGCTCGAGGCCGACCTCGTGATCGGCGCTGTGCTGGTGCCGGGGGCGAAGGCCCCGAAGCTGGTGTCGCACGAACTGGTGAGCCGGATGAAGCCGGGCTCGGTTCTCGTCGACATCGCGATCGACCAGGGCGGCTGCTTCGAAGACTCTCGCCCCACCACCCACGACGAGCCCACCTATCGCGTCGAGAACTCGATCTTCTACTGCGTGGCGAACATGCCCGGATCGGTCTCATCGACCTCGACCTTCGCGCTCACGAACGCGACCCTGCCCTACGTGGTGCAGCTCGCCGACCGGGGCTGGAAGGATGCGGTGGCGCGCAACGCGGCGCTCGCGCCCGCCGTCTCGACGGTGGCCGGGCATCTCACTCATGCGGGCACGGCCGACGCGTTCCCACACTTCGGTTACACGCCGTTGGCAGAACTGGTCGAGCTACAGGCCCTGTGA
- a CDS encoding NADPH-dependent FMN reductase — MTLSVTVVVGNPKPESRTRTVAETLVQKLLQPGSYELQVIDLADHTAEIFAWPSEPMAALNARVAASDLVVFASPTYKATYTGLLKAFLDRYPANGLAGVTAIPVLTGADLTHSMGPTVNLAPLLVELGAIVPGRGFYFVAGQMDQLDEIVGAAAAQYAANLSRLASVASATV, encoded by the coding sequence ATGACACTCAGCGTCACCGTCGTCGTCGGAAATCCGAAGCCCGAGTCCCGCACCCGCACGGTGGCGGAGACGCTCGTGCAGAAGCTGCTGCAGCCCGGGAGCTATGAGCTCCAGGTGATCGACCTCGCCGATCACACGGCCGAGATCTTCGCCTGGCCCTCGGAGCCGATGGCGGCGCTCAACGCGCGCGTCGCCGCGAGCGACCTCGTGGTGTTCGCGTCCCCGACCTACAAGGCGACGTACACGGGACTGCTCAAGGCGTTCCTCGACCGGTATCCGGCCAATGGCCTGGCGGGGGTCACCGCCATCCCGGTTCTGACCGGGGCCGACCTCACCCACTCCATGGGGCCCACGGTGAATCTCGCGCCGCTGCTCGTCGAACTCGGCGCGATCGTGCCGGGGCGCGGGTTCTACTTCGTCGCCGGGCAGATGGACCAGCTCGACGAGATCGTGGGCGCAGCTGCCGCGCAGTATGCGGCCAATCTCTCCCGGCTCGCGTCCGTCGCGTCCGCAACGGTTTAG
- a CDS encoding DEAD/DEAH box helicase has protein sequence MPDASPASRGSSWQSVVGALANGGARGTDAGADGRTTPMGLQFEVRELSPRTHDRWRGPTAKTATDPEADPTTRAPRRLGVRPVIRAASGAYVKANVTWGSFAHQVNRLNLDPDHHRWFAQFAALHRATRDGLTPPETDWLNLDDFASPLLWQLLAEGQRRGIELLTSARGGSVRVLGRASVGLDARLRPGGALQLTPTVAFGESSSERADTSVDAGANTGADAATSIDWPATDTGPIGDHGVYGYARLGERPEIVLAPASTTLTPGELRLLGQPTLRIPAAETAQFFDEYYPSLQQGVSITSPDGSLELPEVPPPVLVLTARFRSGDVLQLDWDWVGQRDDAAERRILAETAIELDAVLVRFPPRIDPLSPSLTLRGVEAAAFAERALPMLDGLAGVRVDVIGPRPAYRELDGHPDVTITMVESLKRDWFDLGIVVNMNGYRIPFGPLFKALAKGQTKLLMVDKTYLRLDHPAFDRLRELLEESGTLDEWETGVRISKHQVSLWSDFDDLADESIEAETWRAAAAGLRDVESVEPTPLPAGVNAVLRPYQKAGFDWLAFLWRHRLGGVLADDMGLGKTLQTLALIAHARETAAAAAESTTATAPTSTGGPDAASRPFLVVAPTSVVSNWADESARFTPGLTVRPVTATQAKSPASLSEVAHGADVVVTSYTLFRLDFEAYQALDWAGLVLDEAQFVKNHASKVHARARELDVDFTLAITGTPLENNLMELWSLFDLVAPGLFPSHVRFAEHYQRPIERGIDPRLLTRLRRRIRPFLLRRTKEAVAPELPEKQEQVLHVELAPAHRHLYDTVLQRERQKLFGLIEDLDRNRFIVFRSLTLLRMLSLDATLIDEAHASVPSSKLEVLVENLGEVVAEGHRSLVFSQFTSYLAKVAARLDAEGISYEYLDGSTRRRSEVINRFREGDAPVFLISLKAGGFGLTLTEADYVYLLDPWWNPASETQAIDRTHRIGQTHPVNVYRLVASDTIEEKVMALKEQKAKLFDAVLDDDALFSQALTADDIRGLLA, from the coding sequence ATGCCCGACGCCTCTCCTGCCTCCCGCGGCAGCAGCTGGCAGTCCGTCGTCGGCGCGCTGGCGAACGGCGGCGCCCGTGGCACCGATGCAGGCGCCGACGGCAGGACCACCCCAATGGGCCTCCAGTTCGAGGTGCGTGAGCTCTCGCCCCGCACCCACGACCGCTGGCGCGGCCCCACCGCCAAGACGGCGACCGACCCCGAGGCCGACCCGACGACCCGGGCGCCCCGCCGGCTGGGGGTGCGGCCGGTCATCCGGGCCGCATCCGGCGCCTACGTCAAAGCCAACGTCACCTGGGGCTCCTTCGCGCACCAGGTCAACCGCCTCAATCTCGATCCCGACCACCATCGCTGGTTCGCCCAGTTCGCCGCCCTGCACCGCGCGACCCGCGACGGGCTCACCCCGCCGGAGACCGACTGGCTGAACCTCGACGATTTCGCCAGCCCCCTGCTCTGGCAGCTGCTGGCCGAGGGTCAGCGCCGCGGCATCGAACTGCTCACCTCGGCGAGGGGCGGGTCGGTGCGGGTGCTGGGCCGCGCATCCGTGGGCCTGGATGCGCGACTACGGCCGGGCGGCGCGCTGCAGCTCACCCCGACGGTTGCGTTCGGCGAGAGCTCGAGCGAGAGGGCCGACACCTCCGTCGACGCCGGTGCCAATACCGGCGCGGATGCGGCGACCTCCATCGACTGGCCCGCCACCGACACCGGCCCGATCGGCGACCACGGCGTCTACGGCTACGCCCGCCTCGGCGAGCGCCCCGAGATCGTGCTGGCCCCGGCGAGCACGACGCTCACCCCGGGTGAGCTGCGCCTGCTCGGCCAGCCGACGCTGCGCATCCCCGCCGCCGAGACGGCGCAGTTCTTCGACGAGTACTACCCGAGCCTGCAGCAGGGCGTCTCCATCACGAGCCCCGATGGCTCGCTCGAGCTCCCTGAGGTGCCGCCGCCCGTTCTCGTGCTCACGGCCCGCTTCCGTTCGGGCGACGTGCTGCAGCTCGACTGGGATTGGGTGGGCCAGCGCGACGACGCGGCCGAGCGGCGCATCCTCGCCGAGACGGCCATCGAGCTCGACGCGGTGCTGGTGCGGTTCCCGCCCCGCATCGACCCGCTCTCCCCGTCGCTGACCCTTCGCGGCGTCGAGGCTGCGGCCTTCGCCGAGCGCGCCCTGCCGATGCTCGACGGGCTCGCTGGCGTGCGCGTCGACGTCATCGGACCCCGACCGGCCTACCGCGAGCTCGACGGGCATCCCGACGTCACCATCACCATGGTCGAGTCGCTCAAGCGCGACTGGTTCGACCTCGGCATCGTGGTGAACATGAACGGCTACCGAATACCGTTCGGCCCGCTGTTCAAGGCCCTCGCGAAGGGCCAGACGAAGCTGCTCATGGTCGACAAGACCTACCTGCGACTCGACCACCCTGCCTTCGATCGCCTGCGGGAGTTGCTCGAGGAGTCGGGCACGCTCGACGAGTGGGAGACCGGCGTGCGCATCAGCAAGCACCAGGTGAGTCTCTGGAGCGACTTCGACGACCTCGCCGACGAGTCCATCGAGGCCGAGACCTGGCGGGCCGCCGCCGCGGGTCTCCGCGACGTCGAGTCGGTCGAGCCCACGCCGCTCCCGGCCGGGGTGAACGCCGTGCTCCGCCCCTACCAGAAGGCCGGATTCGACTGGCTCGCCTTTCTCTGGCGCCACCGCCTCGGCGGCGTGCTCGCCGACGACATGGGGCTCGGCAAGACGCTGCAGACCCTCGCGCTCATCGCTCACGCTCGCGAGACGGCTGCGGCGGCGGCCGAGAGCACGACGGCGACAGCGCCCACATCGACGGGCGGGCCGGATGCCGCGTCCCGCCCGTTCTTGGTGGTGGCCCCCACGTCGGTCGTGTCGAACTGGGCCGACGAATCGGCCCGCTTCACCCCCGGCCTGACGGTGCGCCCCGTCACCGCGACCCAGGCGAAGAGCCCCGCCTCCCTGAGCGAGGTCGCCCACGGAGCTGACGTCGTCGTGACCAGCTACACCCTCTTCCGCCTCGACTTCGAGGCCTATCAGGCCCTCGATTGGGCGGGCCTCGTGCTCGACGAGGCGCAATTCGTGAAGAACCACGCCTCGAAGGTGCACGCCCGCGCCCGCGAGCTCGACGTCGACTTCACCCTCGCCATCACCGGCACCCCGCTCGAGAACAACCTGATGGAGCTCTGGTCGCTCTTCGACCTGGTGGCTCCCGGCCTCTTCCCGAGCCATGTGCGCTTCGCCGAGCACTACCAGCGGCCGATCGAGCGTGGCATCGACCCGCGGTTGCTGACGCGGCTGCGGCGGCGCATCCGGCCGTTCCTCCTGAGGCGCACGAAGGAGGCGGTGGCGCCCGAGCTGCCCGAGAAGCAGGAGCAGGTGCTGCACGTCGAACTCGCGCCCGCGCACCGGCACCTGTACGACACGGTGCTGCAGCGCGAGCGGCAGAAGCTGTTCGGTCTGATCGAGGATCTCGATCGCAATCGCTTCATCGTGTTCCGCTCGCTGACTCTGCTGCGCATGCTCAGTCTCGACGCGACGCTCATCGACGAGGCGCACGCATCCGTGCCGTCGTCGAAGCTCGAGGTGCTGGTCGAGAACCTGGGCGAAGTGGTGGCCGAGGGTCACCGCTCCCTCGTGTTCAGCCAGTTCACGTCGTATCTGGCGAAGGTCGCGGCCCGGCTGGATGCGGAGGGCATCTCCTACGAATACCTCGACGGTTCGACCCGCCGGCGCTCCGAGGTGATCAATCGCTTCCGCGAAGGGGATGCGCCGGTTTTCCTCATCAGCCTCAAGGCGGGCGGTTTCGGCCTCACCCTCACCGAGGCCGATTACGTCTACCTGCTCGACCCGTGGTGGAACCCGGCGAGCGAGACGCAGGCAATCGACCGCACGCACCGCATCGGGCAGACGCATCCGGTGAACGTCTACCGGCTGGTGGCCTCCGACACGATCGAGGAGAAGGTGATGGCGCTGAAGGAGCAGAAGGCGAAGCTCTTCGACGCCGTGCTCGACGACGACGCGCTCTTCTCGCAGGCGCTCACGGCCGACGACATCCGGGGCCTCCTCGCCTAA
- a CDS encoding VOC family protein: MLKELHTVLPASDLQRARGYYHDKLELDPNEELDGVLIYRPDEGSAFELYETENAGTAQNTQMGWMTDDLKSEVKRMRDHGVVFEEYDFPEMTTVDGIVTMPDGSMAAWFRDSEGNFLCVSQRAPAMGG, translated from the coding sequence ATGCTGAAAGAACTCCACACCGTGCTGCCCGCGAGCGACCTGCAGCGGGCGCGAGGCTACTACCACGACAAGCTCGAACTCGACCCGAACGAAGAGCTCGACGGCGTGCTCATCTACCGTCCGGACGAAGGCTCCGCGTTCGAACTGTACGAGACCGAGAACGCCGGCACCGCCCAGAACACCCAGATGGGCTGGATGACCGACGACCTGAAATCGGAGGTGAAACGGATGCGCGACCACGGCGTCGTCTTCGAGGAGTACGACTTTCCCGAGATGACGACCGTCGACGGCATCGTGACCATGCCCGACGGATCGATGGCCGCGTGGTTCCGCGACAGTGAGGGCAACTTCCTCTGCGTGTCGCAGCGGGCGCCCGCGATGGGCGGCTGA
- a CDS encoding DUF5701 family protein translates to MTITPVSMTPTPTVREQVDRLIEAGLPAAAGISAEELRSLASGLRAGPDAILAIHPRLAPASALVPLLTRNGKPGFVVGDMADLDEFTAVDGVDLPDRPLYLVHDIDRGDDMSNWSPAEALPEIVARGRRPLTVHEGISWLLQQPEQLQPGKCFMTIGSRLVRDGALDARTPALWISGGTGRDGRARRGAPKLGWCWARNRHTWLGFASTPR, encoded by the coding sequence ATGACCATCACGCCCGTTTCGATGACCCCCACCCCGACCGTGCGCGAGCAGGTCGATCGCCTGATCGAGGCGGGTCTGCCCGCTGCCGCAGGCATCAGCGCCGAAGAGCTGCGCAGCCTCGCATCCGGTCTTCGCGCGGGGCCTGACGCCATCCTGGCCATCCACCCGCGGCTCGCCCCGGCGAGCGCTTTGGTGCCGCTTCTCACCCGCAACGGGAAGCCCGGCTTCGTGGTGGGCGACATGGCCGACCTCGACGAGTTCACTGCCGTCGATGGCGTCGACCTGCCCGATCGCCCGCTCTACCTCGTCCACGACATCGATCGAGGCGACGACATGTCGAACTGGAGCCCCGCCGAGGCGCTGCCCGAGATCGTGGCGCGCGGTCGCCGGCCGCTCACGGTGCACGAGGGAATCAGCTGGTTGCTGCAACAGCCCGAGCAGCTGCAGCCGGGCAAGTGCTTCATGACCATCGGATCTCGGCTCGTGCGCGACGGCGCCCTGGATGCCCGCACTCCCGCCCTCTGGATCAGCGGCGGCACCGGCCGCGACGGTCGCGCGCGCCGCGGCGCCCCGAAGCTCGGCTGGTGCTGGGCCCGCAACCGTCACACCTGGCTCGGCTTCGCCTCCACCCCGCGCTGA